From Fusobacterium varium:
TATTCCTATTGTTGGTGGACTATTTATTGATTTTTTCAATGCTGCTATTATCACATTTTTTATAAATCTGGTTAAATAATCCCCTTTTTTAACCTGAATCAAAAAACCTCTCCTAAAAGGAGAGGTTTTTATTATTCTATTATAATTACATCATTCCAGGCATCATTCCAGGATTACCCATTTCAGGTTCTTTTGCCTCTTTTTTAGTAGCAACTAATACTTCAGTAGTAAGTATCAATGAAGATACTGATGCAGCATTTTGTATTGCTGATCTAGTTACCTTAGCTGGATCTATAATTCCTGCTTCTACCATATTTACATATTTTTCAGTTGCAGCATTAAATCCAAATCCTTCTTCCATTTCTCTTACTTTTTCTACAACAACTGCTCCATCCACTCCAGCATTTTCTGCTATTTGTCTTAGTGGCGAAGTCAATGCCTTTTTAACTATTTCTACTCCAATACCTTCTTCACCTTCAAGTTTGAAGTTTTCCATAGCTCTTACAATTTCTAATAAAATAGTTCCTCCTCCAGGCACTATTCCTTCTTCTACTGCTGCTCTTGTAGCATTTAGAGCATCTTCTATTCTCAATTTTTTATCTTTCATTTCTGTTTCTGTAGCTGCTCCTACTTTTATAACAGCTACCCCACCAGATAATTTAGCAAGTCTTTCCTGTAATTTTTCTTTATCATAATCAGAAGTTGTAGCTTCTATTTGATTTTTTATAGAATTTACTCTTCCTTTGATATCTTCAGATGTTCCCATTCCATCTACTACTACAGTCATATCTTTTGTTACTTTTACTTTTTTAGCTCTTCCTAACTGAGTAATAGTTGTTTCTTCAAGTTTCATTCCTTTTTCTTCAGAAATTACTTCTCCACCAGTAAGGACTGCTATATCTTCTAACATAGCCTTTCTTCTGTCACCAAATGCTGGTGCTTTTACTGCTACAACATTTAAAGTTCCTCTTAATTTATTGATTACAAGTGTAGTAAGTGCTTCCCCTTCAAGTTCATCTGCTATTATAAGCACTGGTCTTGAAGCTTGTACTGTTTCTTCCAATACTGGAAGTATATCTTTCATACTTGATATTTTTTTATCTGTTATAAGAATATATGGATTATCAAGTTCTGCTGTCATTCTTTCAGTATCTGTTACCATATAAGGAGAAATATATCCTTTATCAAATTGCATTCCCTCTACTACTTCTAAAGTTGTTTCAAGAGATTTTGCTTCTTCTACAGTTATAACTCCTGTTTCTCCAACTTTTTCCATAGCCTGAGCTATAAGTTTTCCAATTTCTTCATCTCCTGCCGATACTGATGCTACTTGTGCTATTTCATCATTAGATTGAATTTTTTTAGCTCTTGCTTTAAGATGTTCAATAACTTCTTTAGTTGCTTTATCAATACCTTTCTTGATAAACATAGGATTTGCTCCTGCACTTACCATTTTCAATCCTTCTTTTACTATGGCTTGTGCTAATATAGTAGCTGTTGTAGTTCCATCTCCTGCTACATCATTTGATTTAGTTGCCACTTCTTTTACTAATTGAGCTCCCATATTCTCAAATGGATCTTCCAATTCTATTTCTTTTGCAATAGATACTCCATCATTTGTAATAAGTGGTGATCCATAACTTTTTTCAAGAACAACATTTCTTCCTCTTGGTCCTAATGTTACCTTTACTGCATCTGCTAATATATTTACACCTTTTTCAAGTTTTTTTCTTGCTTCTTCATCAAATTTTAATATTTTTGCCATTGCATATCCCTCCTGATTATTCAATTACTGCTAATATATCTTCTATATTTAAAATAAGATATTTCTCTTCTCCATCCTTTATCTCAGTTCCAGAAAATTTAGCATAAACTACCTTTTCTCCAACTTTGATATCAGATAGTTTTTCTCCCTTTCCTACTGCGATAATTTCACCTAAATTAGGTTTTTCCTTATCTCCAGCTCCTGGAAGAATAATTCCGCTTGCAGTTTTTTCTTCCACTTTTACAAGTTTAACTAAAACTCTTTCTCCTATTGGTCTGATATTCACAACATATCCCTCCATTTATTATTTTTTTATTAGCACTCGATGATGATGAGTGCTAGTTTTTACATATATATATTAAAACATTTACTTTTCTCTGTCAATACTTTTTTTCAATTTTTTATTTTCTTTTTATGACTCTTGTATTTTGATTTTTTTATTGATAAAATATCTAAATAGCATATTTATCTTGGGAGGATTCATGCAAAAAGAAAAAGTAGATTTATCTGAATTTTATAAGAGTTTCCTTACTATTGGAATACCTTTAATGATACAGCAGCTCATATCTTCATCACTAAACTTTATCGATAATCTGATGATAGGAAGATTAGGAACTGAATTTATTGCTGCAGTTGGATTTGCCAACAGTGTCTACAGGATACTGGATCTTTTCTTATTTGGATTATGTAGTGGTATGGGAGTATTTATAGCTCAATATTTTGGTAAAAAAAACTTTGAAATGATAAGAAGAATATTAGGAAAACTTGTTCTTGCAGGTATTACTCTTTCTCTTATCTTTTCTATTATCACTTTTATTGGAGCTGAAAAAATAATTGGAATTTTTACTAAAGAACCACAGGTTTTATCTATTGGAGTATCTTATATTAGAAGAGCACTGTTTTCTTATACATTTTATGCCATCTCTTTTAGTATAGGTTTCTGTCTAAGAGCTATGGGACTTACTAGAATACCTATGATATCTGCTTCTATTGGTGTTACTGCAAATACATTTTTCAATTACTGCTTTATATATGGTAATTTAGGATTTCCACGTTTAGAAGAAAAAGGAGCTGCTTTAGCAACTGTTATTGCTAGAATGTTAGAACTTTTAACTATTTTATTTATAGTTTATAAAAAAGATTTTAATTTGAAGGGAAATATCCAATCATATTTAAATCTTCCTAAAAATCTTATAAAAGAAATAATAAAAATTTCTACTCCTGTTTTTCTTACAGAAATGTTGTGGATACTTGGAGTAGTTTCTCTTTCAGTAGCATATTCAAAACTTGGAACTACACAGGCAGCCTGTGTACAGATAGCTGATATTATCACTGCTATTTCCTCTATATTATTTATGGGAATATCTAATTCAGCTTCAGTTATAATTGGACATACTATTGGAAAGGGAGATAAAAATAAAGTTATTACATATTCAAGAAAAATACTGCAAATAGCTTTTGGAATGGCTGTAATTAGTCTTTTACTTGTTCAAGGTCTTACTAATACTATTGTTTCATTGTATCATCTGCCACCAGAAACACATATAATGGCTGTGAAAACTATGAGAACTGTTGGTATGTTTGTTTTTCTAAAAATGATTAACTGGACTCTGCTTATAGGATTATTCAGAGCAGGAGGAGATACAAAAGTTGCATTTTGCTTAGATATATTTCCGCTATGGTTCTATGCCGTTCCAGTGGCTTTTATTGGAGCATATTACAAAGTACCTGTTTATATTTTAGTTGGAATAGCAGATTTTTCAGAAGTTATAAAACTTGCTTCTTCATTATTCAGATATAAAACTTTAAAATGGATAAGAGATGTCACTGTATAGGAGAAAAAATGATAGATAAAGAATTTACAGAAGATATATACGACATAGAACAGGAACCTCTAGATTTAAATATTTCAACTTTTGGGAAATACTTTCCAGCTAAAAGTTTAGAAAAAGTTCTTGGAGATTCTCTTTATGATAATTATTTCAGTGAAAATAGAATATGGAAAGATGAAATTTTACTTGATTATATAAAAGCTAGAATAGAAAAGATAAAACAGCAGAAATCTTTAGATAAAGAAGATAATATAATCTTGAAACTCTTTGAAGTATTTGAGCTTATGTATGAAGCCGAAAAAAATACTGACGAAGATTTTGCAATGCAATATCTAGACCTTTATGATGAAAAAGAAATCCTACTTAAATTGATGATGATGATAGAAAAGAAATTTAAGGATTCTCTTGATACAGCCCTTGACCTTATAATTGGACAATCTTTTTCAGATATTAGCGAAGAATAAAAAAACTGCCTTCATAATTTGAAGGCAATTTTTTATTCTCATAATTTTATTTTTAAAATTCTTCATTAGTTTTATTTTCTTTTATAGTTTGAATAATTCCCAACATAAAAAGATAGATAAAATAAAATGGCAAAAATATACAATACAGTATTTTTTTCATAATCTCTCCCCAGAACTTATCGTCCAATTTTATTTTACAATAAATGATTTCCTGAATTTTAATTTCTAAATTGAAAGATAATTCAGGATTTCTGTTTATATTTATTTTGCTTTTCCAATTTTACTTAAGTGTTTTATTTCTTCTTTGATATTTCTATGCTGAAGTTCTTTCACATCTACATTATAATATTTAAACATTATCTCTAAAATAATTCCCATAGAGAGAGCTGTAATTATTGTTCCCAGCCCAAGTTCCCCTC
This genomic window contains:
- a CDS encoding putative efflux transporter; this encodes MQKEKVDLSEFYKSFLTIGIPLMIQQLISSSLNFIDNLMIGRLGTEFIAAVGFANSVYRILDLFLFGLCSGMGVFIAQYFGKKNFEMIRRILGKLVLAGITLSLIFSIITFIGAEKIIGIFTKEPQVLSIGVSYIRRALFSYTFYAISFSIGFCLRAMGLTRIPMISASIGVTANTFFNYCFIYGNLGFPRLEEKGAALATVIARMLELLTILFIVYKKDFNLKGNIQSYLNLPKNLIKEIIKISTPVFLTEMLWILGVVSLSVAYSKLGTTQAACVQIADIITAISSILFMGISNSASVIIGHTIGKGDKNKVITYSRKILQIAFGMAVISLLLVQGLTNTIVSLYHLPPETHIMAVKTMRTVGMFVFLKMINWTLLIGLFRAGGDTKVAFCLDIFPLWFYAVPVAFIGAYYKVPVYILVGIADFSEVIKLASSLFRYKTLKWIRDVTV
- the groES gene encoding molecular chaperone GroES; the encoded protein is MNIRPIGERVLVKLVKVEEKTASGIILPGAGDKEKPNLGEIIAVGKGEKLSDIKVGEKVVYAKFSGTEIKDGEEKYLILNIEDILAVIE
- the groEL gene encoding molecular chaperone GroEL yields the protein MAKILKFDEEARKKLEKGVNILADAVKVTLGPRGRNVVLEKSYGSPLITNDGVSIAKEIELEDPFENMGAQLVKEVATKSNDVAGDGTTTATILAQAIVKEGLKMVSAGANPMFIKKGIDKATKEVIEHLKARAKKIQSNDEIAQVASVSAGDEEIGKLIAQAMEKVGETGVITVEEAKSLETTLEVVEGMQFDKGYISPYMVTDTERMTAELDNPYILITDKKISSMKDILPVLEETVQASRPVLIIADELEGEALTTLVINKLRGTLNVVAVKAPAFGDRRKAMLEDIAVLTGGEVISEEKGMKLEETTITQLGRAKKVKVTKDMTVVVDGMGTSEDIKGRVNSIKNQIEATTSDYDKEKLQERLAKLSGGVAVIKVGAATETEMKDKKLRIEDALNATRAAVEEGIVPGGGTILLEIVRAMENFKLEGEEGIGVEIVKKALTSPLRQIAENAGVDGAVVVEKVREMEEGFGFNAATEKYVNMVEAGIIDPAKVTRSAIQNAASVSSLILTTEVLVATKKEAKEPEMGNPGMMPGMM